In Sander lucioperca isolate FBNREF2018 chromosome 21, SLUC_FBN_1.2, whole genome shotgun sequence, the following proteins share a genomic window:
- the galr2b gene encoding galanin receptor 2b, which yields MSDFEDFSKPGGQANVSESYQLNPTSVIVSVVFSLIFLLGTIGNSLVLAVLLRSGQLGYNTTNLFILNLSMADFFFIIFCVPFQATIYSLEGWVFGSFMCKVVHFFINLTMYASSFTLAAVSVDRYLAIRYPLRSRELRTPCNAVVAMVIIWGLSLVFAGPYLSYYDLIDYANSTVCIPGWEEQNRKVLDTCTFLVGYVIPVLIVSLSYTRTIKYLWTAVDPLDGMSESKRAKRKVTKMIIIVTVLFCICWLPYHVVILCYLYGDFPFNQTTYAFRLLSHCMAYANSCVNPIVYALVSKHFRKGFKKVFSCILSKNGRNKVHVVHVANTVPGFEAGSTEVSQMNEENIRQNECEMINRRIAEPREATVTLNLPFQRQT from the exons atgtctgactttgagGATTTCAGCAAGCCAGGAGGGCAGGCAAATGTATCTGAAAGCTACCAGCTGAACCCCACCAGTGTGATTGTGTCAGTGGTCTTCTCCCTCATCTTCCTGCTGGGCACCATCGGCAACAGCCTGGTGCTCGCTGTGCTTCTGCGGAGCGGGCAGTTGGGATACAACACAACCAATCTGTTCATACTCAACCTGAGCATGGCCGActtcttcttcatcatcttctgcGTTCCTTTCCAAGCCACCATCTACTCTCTGGAGGGCTGGGTTTTTGGTTCCTTTATGTGCAAAGTGGTCCACTTCTTCATCAACCTCACCATGTATGCCAGCAGCTTCACACTCGCTGCTGTCTCTGTTGACAG GTATCTGGCCATTCGTTACCCACTGCGCTCCAGAGAGCTACGGACCCCGTGTAACGCGGTGGTTGCCATGGTGATAATCTGGGGTCTCTCTCTGGTTTTTGCGGGTCCTTATCTCAGCTACTACGACCTTATCGATTACGCCAACAGTACTGTGTGCATCCCTGGCTGGGAGGAGCAGAACAGGAAGGTGCTGGACACGTGCACCTTCCTGGTCGGCTACGTCATCCCCGTGCTGATTGTAAGTCTCTCGTACACTCGCACCATCAAGTATCTGTGGACGGCTGTCGACCCTCTGGACGGCATGTCAGAATCCAAGAGGGCCAAACGCAAAGTCACCAAAATGATCATTATTGTCACCGTGCTCTTCTGCATCTGCTGGCTGCCGTACCATGTGGTGATCTTGTGCTACCTGTACGGAGACTTTCCTTTCAATCAGACCACCTATGCCTTCAGGCTTCTCTCTCACTGCATGGCCTACGCCAACTCTTGTGTCAACCCCATCGTGTACGCTCTGGTGTCCAAGCACTTTCGGAAAGGCTTCAAGAAAGTGTTCAGCTGCATCCTCAGTAAAAATGGGAGAAATAAGGTCCATGTAGTTCATGTAGCCAACACTGTGCCCGGGTTTGAAGCAGGCTCCACTGAGGTGTCGCAGATGAACGAGGAGAACATACGACAGAATGAGTGTGAAATGATAAACAGGCGGATTGCAGAGCCAAGAGAAGCCACAGTGACACTGAATTTGCCATTTCAGCGGCAGACTTGA